One Pseudorasbora parva isolate DD20220531a chromosome 4, ASM2467924v1, whole genome shotgun sequence genomic region harbors:
- the LOC137074190 gene encoding uncharacterized protein, translating to MEVIGPEAAGSEEAEVQTAMLWSIQEAVQRQTLQIGVSACGATAVVDVLQALGISVTPETVNHCVRTSLRRNEAPLHDYLHSRSTAGATHLQLIDGAQQASGGRVMGRFFSLYPRRRVKLVPWLARWILRGAVPVATMNMQKAVPEGEEIPDAWHHQLIFGVGPSAIFMTNPLDVVSEDEVHERLCSESVLLIRREDVLKRLTPDVHLSQISDQHPDLRWKTLNVEGQVRDMVREEERKDEERAKRRHLTIPAAYSSGVTLFALRDTDAGLELLNSPELPLM from the exons ATGGAGGTGATCGGTCCGGAAGCTGCCGGCTCTGAGGAGGCCGAGGTCCAGACGGCCATGCTGTGGAGCATCCAGGAGGCGGTCCAGAGACAGACTCTGCAGATCGGGGTCTCAGCGTGCGGAGCCACGGCCGTGGTGGACGTCCTGCAGGCTCTGGGCATCTCAGTCACACCGGAGACGGTCAATCACTGCGTGCGGACGAGCCTGAGGAGGAACGAGGCGCCGCTGCACGATTACCTGCACTCACGCAGCACAGCCG GGGCGACACACCTGCAGCTGATCGATGGGGCGCAGCAGGCCAGCGGAGGCCGTGTAATGGGCCGCTTTTTCAGCCTTTATCCGCGGCGGCGGGTGAAGCTGGTGCCCTGGTTGGCTCGCTGGATACTGCGTGGAGCCGTTCCCGTCGCCACAATGAACATGCAGAAGGCCGTTCCTGAAGGAGAAGAGATTCCTGACGCCTGGCATCACCAGCTCATCTTCGGAGTCGGACCCAGTGCCATATTCATGACCAATCCTCTGGATGTGG TGAGTGAAGACGAGGTTCATGAGCGCCTTTGCAGCGAGTCTGTGCTGCTCATTCGCCGTGAAGATGTTCTGAAGAGACTGACTCCAGATGTTCACCTATCACAGATCTCAGATCAGCATCCCGACCTGCGCTGGAAGACGTTAAATGTGGAGG GTCAAGTCCGAGACATGGTCAGGGAGGAAGAGCGTAAGGATGAAGAGCGTGCGAAGAGGAGACATCTCACGATTCCAGCGGCGTACAGCTCCGGCGTGACTCTCTTTGCTCTCAGAGACACTGATGCTGGACTAGAGCTTCTCAACTCGCCAGAACTGCCTCTGATGTGA